One window of the Pieris rapae chromosome 13, ilPieRapa1.1, whole genome shotgun sequence genome contains the following:
- the LOC110992260 gene encoding alanyl-tRNA editing protein Aarsd1 yields MVFKCQEDSFLKEFTSKVVKCESTSEPIVEYGKSTNFQGYQITVENTIIFPAGGGQPHDLGWINEVEVLQVLRKGEEALHFTKEPIEVGTNVTLKINWERRFDHMQQHSGQHLLSAILENEHDLPTTSWWLGSDDSYIEIDTPSVDPKILQSVEQRCNSLIQSALPVKVKLCKANDPNLDKAHLRGLPNDCMDTIRIICIGDVDENMCCGTHVSNLSQLQVIKLLGAEPGKKGKTNLRFLVGNRVINMFQNMLDKEKALTGILKNDPTRHEELIQKLQKNFKTVNKNLQNVLSELAQYEIERVINKHPKPKYVFMFKKEATPEFNRAICKGLDKEGLFIFCASEEPDKPKEGQIIIQGPEEHCNVLGAQITEILKGKGAFKHGKFQGKASDLSGINKCKKLIEDYFNNLN; encoded by the exons ATGGTATTTAAATGCCAAGAAGATAGCTTTTTAAAAGAG TTTACTTCTAAAGTGGTTAAATGCGAGTCAACTTCGGAGCCAATAGTAGAATATGGCAAATCAACAAACTTCCAGGGTTACCAAATAACAGTTGAGAACACAATTATTTTCCCAGCTGGAGGTGGTCAA ccACATGATTTGGGGTGGATAAATGAAGTAGAAGTCTTGCAAGTTCTTCGAAAGGGTGAGGAAGCTCTTCACTTCACCAAGGAGCCAATCGAAGTTGGAACTAATGTtactctaaaaataaattgggaAAGGAGATTTGACCACATGCAACAACATTCAG GACAACACCTGCTATCAGCTATATTAGAGAATGAGCATGATTTACCAACAACAAGCTGGTGGCTTGGTTCTGATGACAGTTACATTGAAATAGATACACCAAGTGTTGATCccaaaatattacaaagtgTAGAACAAAGATGTAATTCATTAATACAATCAGCATTACCCGTTAAAGTTAAGTTATGTAAAGCAAATGATCCCAATTTAGATAAG GCACATTTACGGGGCTTGCCAAATGATTGTATGGACACAATCAGAATTATATGTATTGGTGATGTTGATGAAAATATGTGCTGTGGTACTCATGTATCAAATTTAAG TCAATTACAAGTTATTAAACTGTTAGGTGCAGAACCAGGCAAGAAAGGGAAGACTAATTTGAGATTTTTGGTTGGAAATCGTGTAATAAACATGTTCCAAAATATGTTGGACAAGGAGAAAGCTCTAACTGGAATattgaa GAACGATCCTACAAGACATGAAGAACTTATTCAAAAATTGcagaaaaattttaaaacagttaacAAAAACCTACAAAACGTTCTTAGTGAATTGGCTCAATATGAAATTGAGAGGGTTATAAACAAACATCCTAAGCCTAAATATGTGTTCATGTTTAAAAAAGAAGCAACACCCGAATTCAATAGGGCCATTTGTAAAGGATTGGATAAGGAGGGCCTCTTTATATTTTGTGCTTCTGAGGAACCTGATAAACCTAAAGAAggtcaaattattattcaaggACCAGAGGAACATTGTAATGTATTAGGAGCaca gattACAGAGATTTTAAAAGGAAAAGGTGCATTTAAACATGGGAAGTTTCAAGGAAAGGCTTCTGACTTGAGTGGTATCAATAAATGTAAGAAATTAATAGAGGATTATTTTAACAACCTCAACTaa
- the LOC110992518 gene encoding 1-phosphatidylinositol 3-phosphate 5-kinase, whose product MDKNDGSQLTEFPRFESESNQSGVTMFFNKLWKLPLFSPNETDEHPESKISSDDKYTQLEDPSKKEVDVNNDPSCSQTTDSGRNVMRKISVFSSGSGTRYADTDLARYWMPDDISRECYECAARFGALRRRHHCRVCGQIFCSRCCSQRVPGQIFGCAGDLRVCTYCCNVVLSYLRENDITGEIYPDLRMLQENLQTKFPEKKSNSTSNRDFMFAHEQENCEVRNSTKDIHDIYRQLSFSLPTQHHRYRLVRYSNVWRGCDIIQWVMENTPNKTRAQASMFCQSLLQQGYMEQVTDPPHFADYGLYRPLNLVCTEPDVTTDENNEETETTRLVESVSSYCLDLNLGDSSARLIKSTKREPAVETPEEDPLVIENDDSSEVRPICKAIEESGVEHIKLLLRQCLARQALCSSWADVLYPLCVHAANITAPDLMGADLDVRNYVQVKKVPGGEKRDSVVVPGVVISKNVVHRAMPRQITNPTVLLLDCSIAYQRVEGKLTSLEPVLMQEQEYLVRCAARISALRPRVVLVKGGVARGVQDALREQGVALAIGVRDRALRRVSRCARADLVASIDARIGMPKLGTCKNFSIKNYSSKTLMVLEGCAEPNLGCCILLRGGTQQELTRLKKVAKFILLACYNWKLEKAFLGDIEAVLPEPGMSFIEESIETKTAEKDVEVGEAVLERIKTNESDDSDIFDGKINYEVEESKEVDSCDLKDEENEKTNESEAKIEVKEIEDPLKKQYRKMDSDKNLSCGVPIKDFSDPLRSTVSMEDDVFLPVEAELKADTKAERWCTDDVVLSMSPNIVIPAPPRPIRPQPPHTPRELRHHVDSKPVETQLKEPHPFVKTAITAPADDLSVKRMLANFRATGCRLVADKHKPECPQYNPSVVKPVLREVETNKKKESLDPLDPENHQRLSLLLYSYCNKSPNVPDFCVNPWIVTMEMYGRHDISLGAFLEKYCFNPDHKCPSPNCHVPMNQHIRRFVHGDVCITITCNTIGHSNVDKTKEDQNKQVMFWSRCEACGIISRGVPLSRSALGLSLAQYVRQRVAAPRYGRKLCAHPLNKHSHAFVTRLTTACFRYNKIKTYDIQLPPDVISIDYDTKVMRDSLIAHLNELMLKGHETLSVGDGDAEREYSVFKQHMEQIHLALTAPAHPNTSLTEVVRRLWNVYDNIITGEKMLRDAQEKLSPNTKNKVIMESNVEDRTDSEDSAGDSSNEINLDTNLEKDHVGTEEEEERGDKKTVKQILSQLLTNNQPSNQTGMIISSGVLPVLVKAGEIGSVIAATLASVTYQLSLQQHKQRHSTQSELEDDLTSSKDKVDGDKAKAKSNDHIEVLLKDGLICRVYYAVQFHKLRHMLLANISGERAESGDESKCCDPLRREEKETKGVCEIEEGFIRSLAHCVPWATRGGKSGSTFCKTKDDRYVLKEMTKPEWQQFLEFAPHYFNYVTTCRANGSSSLLARILGVFSVGGAGSGVLVIEHVWYGPTRGDMLRFDLKGAARHRLATGAASMPPNQAVLVDDNLLALRWDRQLYVESSTGSKLWASLERDTSFLAQHHVMDYSLLLGIQDDTLVLGIIDYIRTFTWDKKLEHLVKKNLGSGQPTVVSPEQYKRRFCAAARKYFLQCPEHWHQMNTKDV is encoded by the exons ATGGATAAAAACGATGGTTCTCAACTCACAGAGTTTCCGCGCTTTGAATCTGAATCTAATCAGAGTGGcgtaacaatgttttttaataaactatggAAATTACCCTTATTTTCTCCAAACGAAACTGATGAGCACCCGGAAAGTAAGATATCGAGCGATGATAAATATACTCAGCTCGAGGATCCTAGTAAGAAAGAAGTTGATGTAAATAATGATCCTTCATGCAGCCAGACAACTGATAGTGGGCGCAATGTTATGAGAAAAATTAGTGTTTTCAGTTCCGGG aGTGGCACTCGATATGCTGACACAGATCTAGCAAGATACTGGATGCCAGATGATATATCACGGGAATGTTATGAATGTGCAGCACGTTTTGGAGCATTACGTCGTAGACATCATTGTAGAGTATGTGGACAGATATTTTGTTCAAGATGTTGCAGTCAACGTGTGCcag GCCAAATTTTTGGGTGTGCTGGTGATTTGCGTGTTTGTACATATTGCTGTAATGTAGTATTGAGCTATCTACGTGAAAATGACATCACTGGTGAAATATATCCTGACTTGAGAATGTTACAGGAAAACCTTCAG acaaaatttccTGAGAAGAAATCAAACTCAACATCAAATAGAGACTTTATGTTTGCCCACGAGCAAGAGAATTGTGAAGTGAGAAATTCAACTAAAGATATACATGATATCTACAGACAGTTATCATTTTCACTGCCAACTCAACATCATAg ATATCGTTTAGTGAGATATAGCAACGTATGGCGAGGATGTGACATCATACAATGGGTTATGGAAAACACTCCAAATAAAACCAG GGCCCAGGCGTCAATGTTCTGTCAGAGTCTCTTACAACAAGGGTATATGGAGCAAGTGACCGATCCACCGCATTTCGCTGATTATGGCCTCTACAGACCCCTGAATTTGGTCTGCACCGAACCTGACGTCACAA CTGATGAGAACAATGAAGAAACCGAAACGACCAGATTGGTTGAAAGTGTGTCTTCATATTGTCTAGATCTGAATCTAGGCGATAGTTCAGCGCGACTCATAAAGTCTACAAAAAGAG AACCGGCAGTTGAGACACCAGAAGAGGATCCATTGGTTATAGAAAACGATGATA GTAGCGAAGTGCGGCCTATATGTAAAGCGATAGAGGAATCAGGGGTGGAACATATAAAACTGCTACTTCGCCAATGCCTCGCGCGACAGGCACTATGTTCTAGTTGGGCTGATGTGTTGTATCCGCTCTGTGTACACGCTGCTAATATTACTGCACCAG ATCTCATGGGCGCTGACTTAGATGTACGTAACTATGTCCAAGTGAAGAAAGTTCCCGGTGGGGAGAAACGAGACAGTGTGGTTGTGCCTGGCGTTGTTATATCCAAGAATGTTGTGCATAG AGCAATGCCTCGGCAGATAACAAACCCCACTGTATTACTCCTTGACTGTTCAATCGCGTACCAACGGGTTGAGGGGAAACTAACCTCCTTGGAGCCTGTTCTAATGCAG GAACAAGAATATTTAGTACGATGTGCCGCGCGAATATCTGCGCTGCGTCCGCGCGTAGTGCTCGTTAAGGGGGGCGTGGCACGCGGCGTACAGGATGCGTTGAGGGAACAGG GTGTAGCTCTGGCAATAGGAGTGCGCGATAGAGCATTACGCCGTGTTTCGCGGTGCGCACGCGCAGATCTTGTCGCGTCTATTGACGCACGCATCGGCATGCCCAAACTTGGTACTTGTAAGAATTTTAGTATCAAAAATT ATTCTAGTAAAACCTTAATGGTTCTAGAAGGCTGTGCCGAACCTAATTTGGGATGCTGTATTTTACTACGAGGCGGCACTCAGCAAGAACTAACACGTCTTAAAAAAGTAGCGAAATTCATCCTTCTTGCGTGCTATAACTGGAAATTGGAAAAAGCCTTCTTAGGGGACATTGAAGCTGTACTGCCAGAACCAGGCATGAGTTTTATAGAAGAGTCAATCGAAACCAAAACTGCTGAAAAAGACGTCGAAGTTGGTGAAGCTGTTTTGGAAaggattaaaacaaatgaatccGATGATAGTGATATTTTTGATGGGAAAATTAATTACGAAGTTGAAGAAAGTAAAGAGGTGGATTCATGTGATTTAAAAGAtgaagaaaatgaaaaaacaaatgaatctGAAGCAAAAATTGAAGTTAAAGAAATTGAGGATCCGCTGAAGAAACAATATCGTAAAATGGATAGTGATAAGAATCTTAGTTGTGGCGTTCCAATTAAGGATTTCAGTGATCCGCTCAGGTCTACTGTGTCGATGGAGGATGATGTCTTTCTACCTGTCGAGGCTGAGTTAAAGGCTGATACGAAGGCTGAAAG GTGGTGTACCGATGACGTAGTGCTGTCGATGTCGCCTAACATCGTGATTCCTGCCCCGCCTAGGCCCATTCGGCCCCAACCACCCCATACCCCACGGGAATTGAGGCACCACGTGGATTCAAAACCGGTGGAAACACAGCTCAAG GAGCCCCACCCTTTCGTGAAGACAGCGATAACAGCACCGGCCGATGATTTGTCCGTAAAACGAATGCTTGCTAACTTCAGAGCGACTGGTTGCCGGCTTGTTGCTGATAAACATAAAC cGGAATGTCCGCAATACAATCCATCGGTTGTTAAGCCGGTACTGAGAGAGGTAGAGACAAACAAAAAGAAGGAGTCTTTGGACCCCTTGGACCCAGAAAACCATCAGAGACTGAGTTTATTGTTATACAGTTATTGCAATAAGTCTCCTAATGTTCCAGACTTTTGTGTAAATCCCTG GATAGTGACGATGGAGATGTACGGTCGGCACGATATATCTTTGGGCGCGTTTTTAGAGAAGTACTGCTTCAACCCAGACCACAAATGTCCATCACCCAACTGTCATGTGCCCATGAACCAGCATATACGcag ATTCGTCCACGGCGACGTCTGTATAACGATCACATGCAACACGATTGGTCACAGCAATGTGGACAAAACCAAGGAGGATCAAAATAAGCAG GTAATGTTCTGGTCCCGTTGTGAAGCGTGCGGGATAATATCCCGTGGCGTGCCTCTATCCCGGTCTGCATTAGGGCTGTCTCTGGCCCAGTACGTGCGACAGCGCGTCGCGGCACCGCGCTACGGACGCAAGTTGTGCGCGCACCCGCTGAACAAACATTCGCATGCGTTCGTTACTCGACTTACTACTGCTTGTTTCAG gtacaataagataaaaaCATACGATATCCAACTGCCACCAGACGTGATTTCGATCGACTATGACACAAAAGTGATGCGGGACTCGCTGATAGCGCATTTAAACGAACTTATGCTTAAAG GCCATGAAACATTAAGCGTTGGTGATGGTGACGCAGAGCGTGAATACAGCGTGTTCAAACAACACATGGAACAAATCCACTTAGCGCTTACTGCGCCTGCGCATCCTAACACATCTCTCActg aagtGGTTCGTCGTCTTTGGAATGTGTATGATAACATAATAACTGGAGAGAAGATGTTACGGGACGCACAGGAGAAATTATCGCCCAATACtaagaataaagttattatggAGTCTAATG TGGAAGATAGAACTGATTCGGAGGATTCTGCCGGCGACTCGtcgaatgaaattaatttggaTACAAATTTAGAAAAGGATCATGTTG GTACAGAAGAAGAGGAAGAAAGAGGTGATAAGAAGACAGTTAAACAGATATTGTCTCAACTCCTCACAAACAATCAGCCGTCGAATCAG ACGGGTATGATAATTTCGAGCGGAGTGTTGCCAGTGTTGGTGAAAGCGGGAGAAATTGGATCAGTGATTGCGGCAACACTGGCTTCTGTGACATACCAGCTTAGCTTGCAGCAACACAAACAGAGACATAG TACTCAGTCGGAGCTAGAAGATGATTTAACATCGAGTAAAGACAAAGTTGATGGGGACAAAGCTAAAGCGAAGTCCAATGACCATATCGAAGTGTTGTTAAAG GATGGTTTAATATGTCGCGTGTATTACGCAGTACAATTTCACAAATTACGACACATGCTATTGGCTAATATAAGCGGGGAAAGAGCGGAGTCAGGGGACGAAAGCAAGTGCTGTGACCCGCTTAGAAGAGAAGAGAAGGAAA CTAAAGGTGTGTGTGAAATAGAAGAGGGATTTATCCGTTCCCTGGCGCATTGTGTGCCCTGGGCCACCAGGGGAGGGAAGTCGGGTTCTACCTTCTGCAAAACTAAAG acgACAGATACGTACTAAAAGAGATGACGAAACCAGAATGGCAGCAATTCTTAGAGTTTGCGCCGCATTACTTCAATTACGTCACTACTTGTCGGGCGAATGGATCGTCCAGTTTGCTTG cCCGCATCTTGGGCGTGTTCAGCGTGGGCGGAGCGGGAAGCGGCGTACTGGTCATAGAACACGTCTGGTACGGACCCACAAGAGGGGATATGTTGCGGTTCGACCTTAAA GGCGCCGCTCGTCACAGATTAGCGACGGGAGCTGCTTCGATGCCGCCGAATCAAGCCGTCCTTGTCGATGATAATCTTCTTGCAC
- the LOC110992277 gene encoding ER membrane protein complex subunit 8/9 homolog, protein MGEVTFTTSAYAKMILHAAKYPHCAINGILLADGSKVKDDAKNPDLDIVDVMPLFHHSHNLTPMAEVALTQIDNMAQTDNRIIVGYYAACENYNDSSVEKCPSTKIAEKIAEYFPSAIFAVIENKKLARNMTSPALKIHRFNDGKWKLQETSKLLFPPPLQQSEVLELVSHLLQWEAFKDLVDFDNYLDDMSQDWSNVGIEKVVQRVTEKFEP, encoded by the exons ATGGGTGAAGTAACGTTTACAACTAGTGCTTATGCAAAAATGATTCTTCACGCAGCCAAATATCCGCACTGTGCTATAAACGGCATCCTTCTCGCGGATGGTAGTAAAGTTAAAGATGATGCTAAAAACCCAGACCTTGATATTGTGGATGTTATGCCCTTATTCCACCATAGTCATAACCTAACACCAATGGCTGAAGTTGCTCTAACACAG ATAGATAACATGGCTCAGACAGATAATCGTATAATAGTAGGATATTATGCTGCTTGTGAAAACTATAATGACAGCAGTGTAGAGAAGTGTCCAAGTACAAAAATTGCTGAGAAAATAGCAGAATACTTCCCATCTGCAATTTTTGCTGTg attgaaAATAAGAAGTTAGCCAGAAATATGACATCACCAGCCTTAAAAATTCATCGATTTAATGATGGAAAGTGGAAACTTCAAGAAactagtaaattattgttcc CTCCCCCTCTACAGCAATCGGAAGTGTTAGAGTTAGTGTCACATCTACTTCAGTGGGAAGCATTTAAGGATTTGGTTGACTTTGACAATTATCTAGATGATATGTCACAAGATTGGAGCAATGTTGGTATTGAAAAGGTGGTTCAGAGGGTTACAGAAAAATTTGAGCCTTAA